The Centroberyx gerrardi isolate f3 chromosome 24, fCenGer3.hap1.cur.20231027, whole genome shotgun sequence genome includes a region encoding these proteins:
- the dcn gene encoding decorin — protein sequence MRSACLSLLLVTACWALPFRQSGFLDFMMEDDAGSGLPDLVRGVPELPPMPTGPKCPFRCQCHLRVVQCSDLGLKTVPEDIPDDTTLLDLQNNKITEIKEGDFKNLKGLHALILVNNKITTIHAKALSPLTKLQRLYLSKNMLKDMPANMPKSLQELRIHENEISKIKKASFQGLSHVIVMELGSNPLKGAGIETGAFADLKKVSYIRLADTSITEIPKGLPGSLSELHLDGNKITKLTAESLKGLKNLAKLGLSYNEIGSVENGTLANAPHLRELHMDNNVLTSVPPGLPDHKYIQVVYLHANKIAAVGTEDFCPPGFNTKKAMYSGISLFSNPVPYWEVQPITFRCVFDRSAIQLGNYRKK from the exons ATGAGGTcggcctgtctctctctgctcctggtCACCGCCTGCTGGGCATTGCCCTTCCGCCAGTCCGGCTTCCTGGACTTCATGATGGAGGACGATGCGGGATCCGGTCTGCCTGACCTGGTCAGAGGTGTTCCAGAGCTCCCTCCCATGCCCACAGGACCCAAGTGCCCCTTCCGCTGCCAGTGCCACCTGCGCGTGGTGCAGTGCTCCGACCTCG GTCTGAAGACGGTTCCTGAGGACATCCCAGATGACACCACCCTGCTGGACCTGCAGAACAACAAGATCACCGAGATCAAAGAGGGAGACTTCAAGAACCTCAAAGGACTCCAT GCCCTGATCCTGGTGAACAACAAGATCACCACCATCCACGCCAAGGCCCTCAGCCCCCTGACCAAGCTGCAGCGTCTCTACCTGTCCAAGAATATGCTGAAGGACATGCCCGCCAACATGCCCAAGAGCCTGCAGGAGCTGCGCATCCACGAGAACGAGATCAGCAAGATCAAAAAGGCCTCCTTCCAGGGCTTGTCCCATGTCATCGTCATGg AGCTCGGGTCCAACCCTCTGAAGGGCGCAGGAATCGAGACTGGTGCTTTTGCTGACCTGAAAAAGGTCTCTTACATTCGCCTTGCAGACACCAGCATCACAGAGATCCCCAAAG gtctgcccgGTTCTCTCTCCGAGCTTCACCTGGATGGAAACAAGATCACTAAGCTGACCGCTGAAAGCCTCAAGGGCCTGAAAAACCTGGCCAA GCTGGGACTGAGCTACAATGAGATTGGCTCCGTGGAGAACGGCACACTGGCCAACGCCCCCCACCTGCGAGAGCTGCACATGGACAACAACGTCCTGACCAGCGTTCCTCCCGGCCTGCCCGACCATAAGTACATCCAG GTGGTCTACCTCCATGCCAACAAGATTGCTGCTGTGGGAACAGAGGACTTCTGTCCTCCTGGTTTCAACACCAAGAAGGCCATGTACTCTGGCATCAGCCTGTTCAGCAACCCCGTGCCTTACTGGGAGGTTCAGCCGATCACCTTCCGCTGCGTCTTCGACCGCTCCGCCATCCAGCTCGGCAACTACAGGAAGAAGTAG